One genomic window of Salvelinus alpinus chromosome 17, SLU_Salpinus.1, whole genome shotgun sequence includes the following:
- the LOC139542457 gene encoding synaptophysin-like: MDVVNQLVATGQFTIIKQPLGFMKILQWIFAIFAFSTCGSYSGMFKMSVECKNRSESDLSIEVEFEYPFRLHQVYFDAPTCKGESPERLFLIGDYSSSAEFFVTVGVFSFLYSMAALSVYVFILEKYREGCKGAQIDFVVTSVFTFFWLVASSAWAKGLSDVKAATDPDKVLLLIEACDEPENRCREVHDPVVSGLNTSVAFGFLNLILWGGNLWFVFKETGWMAAFGGTYAPSQEKAPAPESFGQEGYGQEGYAPQGDAYAGTQGGYQPDYGQGGYTEGGGDYQQGGYEQQPTSFANQM; the protein is encoded by the exons ATCTTTGCTATCTTTGCTTTCTCGACATGCGGCAGCTACTCTGGGATGTTCAAGATGAGTGTGGAGTGTAAAAACCGGTCAGAGAGTGACCTGAGCATTGAGGTGGAGTTTGAGTATCCATTCAG GCTACATCAGGTGTACTTCGATGCCCCAACCTGTAAGGGGGAAAGCCCTGAGCGTCTGTTCCTGATCGGAGACTACTCCTCCTCAGCTGAGTTCTTTGTCACCGTCGGTGTCTTCTCCTTCCTCTACTCCATGGCAGCCCTTTCTGTGTATGTTTTCATTCTGGAGAAATACCGTGAAGGCTGCAAGGGAGCCCAGATT GACTTCGTTGTGACGTCTGTGTTCACCTTCTTCTGGCTGGTGGCTTCTTCTGCCTGGGCTAAAGGTTTGTCGGATGTGAAGGCAGCCACCGACCCAGACAAGGTCCTCTTACTGATCGAGGCATGCGACGAACCGGAGAACCGCTGCCGTGAAGTCCACGACCCTGTCGTCTCTGGTCTCAACACATCCGTG GCGTTTGGCTTCCTGAACCTGATCCTGTGGGGAGGAAACCTGTGGTTTGTGTTCAAAGAGACCGGCTGGATGGCAGCCTTCGGAGGCACATATGCACCTTCCCAGGAAAAGGCGCCTGCTCCAGAGTCCTTTGGCCAGGAAGGCTATGGGCAAGAGGGCTACGCACCGCAGGGGGACGCCTATGCCGGCACCCAGGGAGGCTACCAGCCTGACTATGGCCAGGGCGGCTACACTGAGGGAGGTGGAGACTATCAGCAGGGGGGATACGAACAGCAGCCAACCTCCTTCGCCAATCAGATGTGA